From one Sparus aurata chromosome 16, fSpaAur1.1, whole genome shotgun sequence genomic stretch:
- the msh4 gene encoding mutS protein homolog 4, producing the protein MFGSSTEEVRTSGDTPECGQTSGVSSMDRSGPNETTSYGPTSASSGSSHQTVDEGSTSSSHCPSLPRMASGGQLHHSFQLGGITSNSTPLRCDGGTPGLRRTLGSSCSHPARTPLTDHTTTSCSSATSTSGASVIVALVEGRGLARGEIGMASLNLKYPELVLSQFADTGTYAKVITKIHILMPLEILMPDTASEKGKGTKLFNLITENFPGVAFTAIRRKYFNERKGLEYIQQLCAPEFGTVLMEVQAKYYCLAAAAALLKYLEFIQNSVYAAKSLKVSFKGSEQTAMIDSASASNLELVVNNRDHRSEHSLLGVLNHTKTPGGARRLRSNILEPLVDVDTINIRLDAIQELLQDEELFFGLTNGIGHFLDTDQLLSVLIQIPKQETVQVAEAKITHVIQLKHTLDLVPRLRMVLKNCNTALLKAYSTSLEDNRFDILLEQIKTVINDDTTYLKGSLNMRTQKCYAVRPNINEFLDIARRAYTEIVDDIAGLVNQTAEKYGLPMRTSFSTARGFFIQMKLEGVVLPEGKLPAEFIKATKQKNNYSFTTADLMKMNDRCDEALREIFHMSYLVTCQLLSTVYEHIHCLYKLSDAVSMLDMLLSLAKACTISDYVRPEFTDTLAIKQGRHPILERMAGQLPVSNNSYISEGSNFVIITGPNMSGKSTYLKQVALCQIMAQIGSFVPAEYASFRVADQIFTRIGVDDDFETSSSTFMLEMKEISYIIHNVSDRSLIIIDELGRGTSAEEGIGICHSVCEFLLSLKAFTLFATHFLELCQLESLYPNVENQHMEVQHTRSGDTGVESVVYTYLLNRGCSEERHYGLRAAEMTALPSTIIQEAKTIASKVSQQLLAKQHSDPETQRQRAVYHLANRLLQTARNSRLDPDSLRMYLKGLKKQFEAEMLAAGQPVSVDKEEE; encoded by the exons atgtttggcagcagcacagaggaggtAAGGACCAGCGGTGACACCCCTGAATGTGGACAAACCTCGGGGGTGTCCTCAATGGACAGAAGCGGACCAAATGAAACTACCTCCTATGGTCCCACGTCAGCATCCTCCGGCTCATCACACCAAACTGTAGATGAAGGCAGTACGAGCTCCAGCCACTGCCCGTCACTCCCCCGGATGGCCTCAG GAGGTCAGCTCCATCACAGCTTCCAGTTGGGTGGGATAACCTCCAACAGCACCCCACTCCGCTGCGATGGAGGAACACCAGGACTCAGAAGGACTCTGGGCTCCTCATGCTCACACCCTGCACGGACACCGCTGACTGATCATACAA cGACAAGTTGCTCCTCAGCGACCTCAACCTCTGGTGCCTCTGTGATTGTGGCACTTGTTGAAGGGCGCGGTTTGGCAAGGGGAGAGATTGGCATGGCCAGCCTCAACTTGAAATATCCAGAGCTTGTCCTCTCTCAGTTTGCGGACACTGGGACATATGCCAAG GTCATAACCAAGATTCACATCTTGATGCCACTGGAAATACTGATGCCCGACACAGCCAGTGAGAAGGGGAAAGGGACAAAACTGTTCAACCTCATCACAGAGAACTTCCCG GGAGTTGCTTTCACTGCGATCCGAAGGAAGTATTTTAACGAGAGGAAGGGACTGGagtacattcagcagctgtgtgcCCCAGAATTTGGCACCGTCCTCATGGAAGTGCAAGCAAA GTATTATTGcctagcagcagcagctgctttgCTGAAATATTTAGAGTTCATCCAGAACTCAGTCTACGCTGCCAAGTCACTCAAAGTGAGCTTTAAAGGGAGTGAACAGACGGCAATGATTGACTCAGCATCTGCCTCTAACTTGGAGTTGGTGGTTAACAACAGAGATCACAG GAGCGAACATAGTCTTTTAGGAGTGCTTAACCACACTAAAACACCTGGTGGTGCTAGAAGACTGCGCTCCAATATTCTGGAGCCCCTGGTGGATGTGGACACCATCAACATACGCTTGGACGCCATTcaagagctgctgcaggatgagGAGCTCTTCTTTGGCCTGACAAATG GCATAGGTCACTTCCTTGACACTGACCAGCTGCTCTCGGTTCTCATCCAAATCCCGAAACAGGAAACA GTTCAGGTGGCTGAAGCAAAAATAACACATGTGATTCAGCTCAAACACACGTTGGATCTGGTGCCACGGTTAAGG ATGGTGTTGAAGAACTGTAACACAGCCCTGCTGAAGGCATACAGCACCTCACTTGAAGACAACAG GTTTGACATCCTCCTAGAGCAGATCAAGACAGTGATTAATGATGACACCACCTACCTGAAGGGGAGCCTGAACATGCGCACCCAGAAGTGCTACGCTGTTCGCCCCAACATCAATGAGTTCCTTGACATTGCCCGCAGAGCATACACAGAGATAGTGGATGACATTGCAG GGCTGGTGAACCAGACGGCAGAGAAATATGGTTTGCCAATGCGTACCAGCTTCAGCACAGCTCGAGGTTTCTTCATCCAGATGAAGCTTGAGGGAGTTGTTTTGCCTGAAGGGAAACTACCTGCAGAGTTTATTAAG GCAACCAAGCAAAAGAACAACTATAGCTTCACTACTGCagacctgatgaagatgaatgACCGCTGTGACGAGGCCCTGAGGGAGATCTTTCACATGTCTTATTT GGTGACATGTCAGCTGCTGAGCACTGTCTACGAGCACATTCACTGCCTTTACAAGCTCTCTGATGCTGTATCCATGCTGGACATGCTGCTCTCACTGGCCAAAGCCTGCACCATCTCAGACTATG tGCGCCCAGAGTTCACAGACACTCTGGCCATCAAGCAGGGTCGCCACCCCATTCTAGAGCGAATGGCTGGACAGCTGCCTGTGTCGAACAATAGCTACATCTCTGAGGGCAGCAACTTTGTCATCATCACTGGACCCAACATGAGCGGCAAATCCACCTACCTCAAACAGGTGGCGCTGTGTCAGATCATGGCTCAGATAG GCTCTTTTGTCCCTGCTGAGTATGCGTCGTTCCGTGTCGCCGATCAGATTTTCACCAGAATCGGTGTAGATGATGATTTTGAAACCAGCTCTTCCACCTTTATGTTGGAAATGAAGGAG ATCTCTTACATAATCCACAATGTGAGTGACAGGTCCCTGATCATCATAGATGAATTGGGGCGTGGTACCAGTGCTGAGGAGGGGATCGGCATCTGTCACTCTGTTTGTGAGTTCCTCCTTAGCCTCAAG GCGTTCACCCTGTTTGCCACACACTTTCTTGAGCTGTGCCAGCTTGAGTCTCTTTATCCCAACGTGGAGAACCAGCACATGGAGGTTCAGCACACGCGCAGTGGTGACACCGGTGTTGAGAGCGTGGTGTATACGTACTTGCTGAATCGAGGCTGCTCTGAGGAAAGACACTATG GTCTGAGAGCAGCGGAAATGACTGCACTGCCTTCAACTATAATCCAAGAGGCAAAGACGATTGCCTCCAAAGTTAGCCAGCAGCTATTG GCCAAACAACACAGTGATCCGgaaacacagaggcagagagctGTGTACCACCTGGCCAACCGCCTCCTGCAGACAGCCAGGAACTCCAGACTGGACCCCGACAGCTTACGCATGTATCTGAAGGGCCTGAAGAAGCAGTTTGAGGCAGAGATGCTGGCAGCAGGGCAGCCGGTGTCCGTCGACAAAGAGGAAGAATGA
- the vcpkmt gene encoding protein N-lysine methyltransferase METTL21D, translating into MAADADDSHYFVREIEKNDGCVLKVKQCYLGDVGCVVWDAAIVLAKYLETKQFHDPSSGVNVWAGRRVVELGAGTGAVGLMAATLGAQVTVTDLEDLQTLLRVNIQENQTLLSSGSITAKVLQWGEDVSEFMPPPPYILMADCIYYEQSIIPLVESLKLLSGPDTCIICCYEQRTEGVNPKVERQFFELLQQDFSCEEIPSDKQDPEFSCPDIHILHIRRKV; encoded by the exons ATGGCGGCCGACGCAGAcgacagtcattattttgtgagAGAAATTGAGAAGAACGACGGCTGTGTCTTAAAGGTGAAGCAGTGCTACTTGGGAGATGTCGGCTGTGTCGTCTGGGATGCCGCCATTGTTCTGGCGAAATATTTAGAGACGAAGCAGTTTCATGACCCGTCCTCAGGAGTGAACGTGTGGGCTGGCAGGAGGGTGGTGGAGTTAGGAGCTGGGACAGGAGCTGTTGGTCTGATGGCAGCAACACTCGG AGCTCAAGTGACTGTGACAGACCTGGAGGATTTGCAGACCCTCCTGAGGGTAAACATCCAGGAAAACCAGACACTTCTCAGTAGCGGATCAATTACTGCCAAGGTACTGCAATG GGGTGAGGATGTGTCTGAGTTCATGCCACCCCCACCTTATATCCTAATGGCAGATTGCATCTATTACGAGCAG TCTATTATTCCGCTGGTGGAGAGCTTGAAGCTGCTCTCCGGACCAGACACCTGCATTATTTGCTGCTATGAGCAGCGCACTGAGGGCGTCAACCCAAAGGTGGAAAGGCAGTTCTTCGAG TTGCTGCAACAAGACTTCAGCTGTGAGGAGATCCCCTCAGACAAGCAAGACCCTGAGTTTAGCTGTCCAGACATCCACATCCTGCACATCCGAAGAAAAGTTTGA